Part of the Ornithorhynchus anatinus isolate Pmale09 chromosome 8, mOrnAna1.pri.v4, whole genome shotgun sequence genome, TCacactcattctcattctcaaaAATGAACTCTTGAAAAGCAAAAATGAGGTGAACAAGGTTGTAGGGGGTCCAAAAGATAAAAAAGATGAGCATTATAACAAATATCAGTCTGACCACAACCACCTTTCTCTCACCCCTCTGTCTTAGCAGCCTTTTTATAATTCCTGTGTAACACACCACCATAACAAGTAGGGGGAGAGCAAATCCCAAGATATTCTGTTTTAAAGCCTGTAAATATTTCCATGTCTCTGCAGTGTCATGTGGAAAATAAAGACTGCATGTCCGTCGTAGGTTTTTCGTCTGAGTCTTTTGAAAGATGAAGTCTGGAAGAGCAGTGAACCCAGCTAAGATCCAAGCGACAGCACTTGACACAAAACTGACGGTGACGGTCCTGACTTTCAAAGCGAACACGGCGTGGACGACGGCCAGGTACCGATCGATCGTCAAGAGGATAATGATGAAGATGCCACTGAACAGACCCACAGAATGGAGGCAAGAAAGAAGTTTGCACATTCCGTTCCCAAAAATCCAGTCGCCCTTCAATTCAGAGTGAATCCAAAATGGAAAggtgaaaagaaaaagcaaatcaGAAAACGCCAAGCTGAGGAGGTAGATGTTGGTCATGGTTATGAGCCTCTTGTATTTAACGAGGATCAGCACGACCATGAAATTGCCCACCACACCCACTATAAACACCAGGGAATACAGTGGGGGCAGAAATCGGGTAGCCAGAGCTTTGACATCGGTCTTTTTGCACGGCTCTGCCAAATCGTATATCAGTTCTGTTGCTGAGTCATAATCTGTTTCCACTGTTGAAATATTCATCCTGTCTTGTCCTAAAGAGGAAAAAATATGTTTTGCTCTAGAATTAATTGTATAGTGTACTGTATTCACTGTACAGAGaagtggataagtcacttcacttctctgtgtctcacttccctcatctgtaaaatgggggttaagattgtgagcccccatgtgagacagggactgtgcccaacccgattatcttgtaactaccccagtgctgagaacagtgcctggcacatagtaagcacttaataataataataataatgttggtatttgttaagcgcttactatgtgccgagcactgttctaagcgctggggtagaca contains:
- the LOC100083187 gene encoding C-C chemokine receptor type 1-like, whose translation is MNISTVETDYDSATELIYDLAEPCKKTDVKALATRFLPPLYSLVFIVGVVGNFMVVLILVKYKRLITMTNIYLLSLAFSDLLFLFTFPFWIHSELKGDWIFGNGMCKLLSCLHSVGLFSGIFIIILLTIDRYLAVVHAVFALKVRTVTVSFVSSAVAWILAGFTALPDFIFQKTQTKNLRRTCSLYFPHDTAETWKYLQALKQNILGFALPLLVMVVCYTGIIKRLLRQRGERKVVVVRLIFVIMLIFFIFWTPYNLVHLIFAFQEFIFENENECERSNQLDIALQVTEVIAFTHCCANPVIYAFVGERFRKYLCHFFQRHIAANLCKLVPFSPGKKLERTCSGIPSTGEQELLSEF